The DNA region GGCGGCCTCGGGGTCGTCCCAGGCGGCCAGCGTGTCGGAGTGGGGCGCCCCGGCCGGCCCCGACGCGTCGCCCCGCAGGGCCTGGTTGACCAGTTGGTTGGCCTTGTTCAGCAGCGGCGCAAGCTGTTCTGGCGGGGGACCGTACACGCACCACGCCAGGGCGCCAACCACCAGCGTCCCCATCATGATCACGGCCCGCGCCAGGGTTTGAAACGGGTTAGACGCGTGCTTTTTGTCGCTGCGGGTATCGGCCATCGCTGCACCAAACGGGTTGAATCAAGCTGGCGAGCCGTCGGCATCGGCCGCCGGAGCACACAACGGTCCCCCCACTTCGGACGACCGGGGCGCGGCGGATAATAAGCCCCCCACCCCGCGCACGACAACGTCAGCTTGGCGAAAACCGGTCGCCGGCCGGGCGGTTACAATCGATTCATGGCCCCTCTGATCTACCTCGACCACAACGCCACCACGCCGCTGCTGCCGGCCGCGGGCCGCGCGATGGCCGACGCCGCGGCCCAGTTTGCGGCCAATCCGGCCAGCCAGCACGAAGCGGGCCGACGCGCCCGGCGGCGGTTGGAGCAGGCCCGCGAGCGCATCGCCCGCGCCCTGGGCGCCAGCATCGATGGCCCCCGCGCGGACCGCTTGCTGCTGACCAGCGGCGGCACCGAGTCGAACAACCACGCCATCCTCGGCCCGCTGCGGCGGTGCGCCACGCCGGGCCGCGTGCTGGCGTCGCGGATCGAACACCCCAGCGTGCTCGAGCCGCTGGCCTACCTGGCGCAGCAGGGCTGGACGATCGACTGGCTGGAGGCCGACCAACAGGGGCGGGTCGACATCCGCGGCGCCGAGGCGTTGCTGCGGCCCGACACGCGGCTGGCGGTGCTCATGCTGGGCAACAACGAGACCGGCGTGCTTCAACCGGTGGCCGAACTAGCGGCCCTGTGCGCCCGCCGGGGCGTGCCGCTGCACTGCGACGCGGTGCAAGCGGTCGGCAAATCGCCGGTGGACTTCGCGGCGCTGGGCGTCGCCAGCCTGGCGTTCACGGCCCACAAGCTGCACGGACCGGTAGGCGTCGGCGGGCTGCTGGTCCGCAGCGGCTACGAGCTGGGAGACTGGTTGCTGGGGGGCTACCAGCCGGGGGGCCGGCCCGGCACCCAGAGCGTGCCGCTGGCGGTCGGGATGGAGACCGCGCTGCTTGAGTGGGACGCCGATCGCTCCGCTAGCG from Pirellulimonas nuda includes:
- a CDS encoding cysteine desulfurase family protein, giving the protein MAPLIYLDHNATTPLLPAAGRAMADAAAQFAANPASQHEAGRRARRRLEQARERIARALGASIDGPRADRLLLTSGGTESNNHAILGPLRRCATPGRVLASRIEHPSVLEPLAYLAQQGWTIDWLEADQQGRVDIRGAEALLRPDTRLAVLMLGNNETGVLQPVAELAALCARRGVPLHCDAVQAVGKSPVDFAALGVASLAFTAHKLHGPVGVGGLLVRSGYELGDWLLGGYQPGGRPGTQSVPLAVGMETALLEWDADRSASASRLTGLRDRLARLVLAECSGVVVIGADAPRLPHTLCLAFAGIDRQALCMALDLAGVACSTGSACASGSGEPSHVLRAMGLPEAQIRGAIRLSVGALTQEAEIDQATSRISLCARNLGQASQA